Below is a window of Pseudomonadota bacterium DNA.
AACCACGGTTACCATTTCACCCCGTTTCACCAGCCGATAGGGCCGAAGGCTGGCAGATTTAAGCGGCTGACCTGCAACAATTTTCCTGACTACCTCAAAAACAGCTCCCCGGGAGAAATCAACCAGGCAATCATCATTGACCTTGCGGGCGTCAAGAAGTTGAGCCGTTACATCCCGCCATCGGACTGAACTGCCCCGTTCCAATGACCGTTTAGCCACTATAACTTCACATTTCCCTGAGATAAAAACTCTCAGCCAGCAACTGCTGGATTTTCCGGCTGGAGAGGAAATCATAACCTGTAGTGAAATTTCACCCCGGTTACGATTCCAATGTCCCAGTGTCTTGAGGGAAAAAGACGGATTATGTACACTAG
It encodes the following:
- the flgA gene encoding flagellar basal body P-ring formation chaperone FlgA codes for the protein MLLLDNAVREALPKVHELKINEVRSLSTVAARIPASVHNPSFSLKTLGHWNRNRGEISLQVMISSPAGKSSSCWLRVFISGKCEVIVAKRSLERGSSVRWRDVTAQLLDARKVNDDCLVDFSRGAVFEVVRKIVAGQPLKSASLRPYRLVKRGEMVTVVLEREGIRIETKGTAMANGSKNEVVMVKNPESRRLYQAQIIAAGQVRVVY